One genomic window of Caldivirga maquilingensis IC-167 includes the following:
- the radA gene encoding DNA repair and recombination protein RadA, whose amino-acid sequence MPQVRRREKASEEVEEPIGNEEDTEATTEPSAAPVTTALQSPSQSYDVEEIEGVGRVTAQKLRESGYNTALDVAYAGVKELADVLGSEDRARQIIAAAQRLVGLNNFVTALEVYERKRNVQYISTGVKALDELLGGGIETRAITELAGEFGSGKTNFCHQLSVMVQLPEDKGGLKGKALFIDTENTFRPERIVQIAKYRGLDPKEALKNIFYARAYNSDHQMLIIDEAKKIIPKENIRLIVIDSLVAHFRSEYPGRENLAERQQKLNHHIAQLLKLADIYNAAVVVTNQVIAQPDMFFGNPLKPAGGNVIAHGATYRIWLRKGKENIRVARILDSPMHPESEATFKITEEGLIDGEPQ is encoded by the coding sequence ATGCCACAGGTTAGGAGGAGGGAGAAGGCTAGTGAGGAGGTGGAGGAGCCCATTGGGAATGAGGAGGACACTGAGGCGACCACTGAGCCGTCAGCGGCACCAGTGACCACTGCTCTCCAGTCTCCGTCACAGTCCTATGACGTTGAGGAAATAGAGGGTGTTGGTAGGGTTACGGCCCAGAAGTTAAGGGAATCAGGCTACAATACTGCCTTAGACGTAGCCTACGCCGGTGTTAAGGAGCTTGCAGATGTACTTGGCAGTGAGGATAGGGCTAGGCAAATCATTGCAGCTGCCCAGAGGCTTGTTGGTTTAAACAACTTCGTGACTGCCCTTGAGGTTTATGAACGTAAGAGGAATGTTCAATACATTTCAACCGGCGTTAAGGCACTTGATGAACTGCTTGGTGGGGGTATTGAGACCAGGGCCATAACTGAGCTTGCCGGTGAATTCGGGTCGGGTAAGACTAACTTCTGCCATCAATTATCAGTAATGGTTCAGTTACCTGAGGATAAGGGTGGATTAAAGGGTAAGGCACTATTCATTGACACTGAGAATACGTTTAGACCTGAACGTATTGTTCAAATAGCTAAGTACAGGGGTCTTGACCCTAAGGAAGCGTTAAAGAACATCTTCTATGCAAGAGCCTACAATAGTGATCACCAGATGCTCATAATTGATGAGGCCAAGAAGATAATTCCCAAGGAGAACATTAGGCTAATAGTCATTGATTCATTGGTGGCTCACTTCAGGTCAGAGTACCCTGGTAGGGAGAATCTTGCTGAGAGGCAGCAGAAGCTTAACCACCATATTGCTCAATTACTTAAGTTAGCGGATATATATAATGCAGCCGTGGTTGTTACTAATCAAGTAATAGCGCAGCCGGATATGTTCTTCGGAAACCCATTGAAGCCGGCTGGAGGCAATGTTATAGCTCATGGAGCCACGTATAGGATTTGGCTTAGGAAGGGTAAGGAGAATATTAGGGTTGCCAGGATCCTTGACTCACCAATGCACCCTGAGAGTGAGGCGACGTTTAAAATAACTGAAGAAGGGCTTATTGATGGTGAACCACAGTAG
- a CDS encoding CBS domain-containing protein encodes MSFPPTYMRVVEALLELYNMHKRPIKSKEIADKLGMNEGTIRNIMVALKAMNLVDSKTGPYGGFIPSQKAVEFVKSPMVINPVNDIAQIFVNGKPINVYATGIELVNVFNPYMSKAIIKILGNVKAIHPGDNVRIGPTINARIIIEGIVLEDNSLSKELVIVIKKLLAIPKIRVLDVMTKELAVVKHDEPLTSVAKLIADRKIRALPVVNDNGELIGLITSSDLARAFSDGALTALVKDYMRHEVPIISWDRDIYDAMRLMMSYNIGRLIVINQEQKPVGIVTRTDILRYLAPLG; translated from the coding sequence ATGAGTTTCCCACCAACATACATGAGGGTAGTGGAGGCGTTGCTGGAGCTGTATAATATGCATAAGAGGCCGATTAAGAGTAAGGAGATTGCTGATAAGTTAGGGATGAATGAGGGTACTATAAGGAACATTATGGTTGCCTTAAAGGCAATGAACCTAGTTGACAGTAAAACTGGGCCATACGGTGGATTCATACCGTCTCAGAAGGCTGTGGAATTCGTTAAGTCACCAATGGTTATTAATCCAGTTAACGACATTGCTCAAATATTCGTAAACGGTAAGCCAATTAACGTTTACGCCACTGGCATTGAGTTAGTGAACGTGTTTAACCCATACATGAGTAAGGCCATAATAAAAATCCTCGGTAATGTTAAGGCAATTCACCCAGGTGATAATGTTAGGATTGGTCCAACAATAAACGCCAGGATTATTATTGAAGGCATTGTGCTGGAGGATAATTCATTATCTAAGGAATTAGTAATAGTGATTAAGAAGCTCCTTGCAATACCGAAGATAAGGGTACTTGACGTTATGACTAAGGAATTAGCCGTGGTTAAGCATGATGAACCATTAACAAGTGTAGCTAAGTTAATAGCGGATAGGAAGATTAGGGCATTACCCGTTGTGAATGATAATGGTGAATTAATAGGCTTAATAACAAGCTCAGACTTGGCGAGGGCCTTTAGTGATGGGGCCCTCACGGCATTGGTTAAGGATTACATGAGGCATGAAGTCCCCATAATAAGTTGGGATAGGGACATTTACGACGCCATGAGGCTAATGATGAGTTACAACATTGGTAGATTAATAGTGATTAACCAGGAGCAGAAACCGGTGGGTATAGTGACTAGGACAGATATATTAAGGTACCTGGCACCCTTAGGTTAA
- the hemC gene encoding hydroxymethylbilane synthase, producing MIIRIATRGSALSLKQTKIVMDRILEFNKDVEFKLIIVKTTGDVDLSKPLYEIGVKGIFEREVNQAVLRGEADVAVHSLKDMPAQISNDLTLVMTPPRDNPRDALVSLRQYTVDTLPLNSIVGTSSLRRRGFLLSLRRDVTVKPIRGNVDTRIRKLNNGEYDALIMAAAGLERLSINANVSEISPELMPPAPGQGIIGVVARRDRDDLIKVLRRSSDEETFKEAAAERAFLSRIGAGCHVPLGGLALLDDGYFDFTYGVVDPDGVEKFINSTRIDARNPEEAGRVAAEDLLRNARGLVARLLKYS from the coding sequence ATGATTATTAGGATAGCCACGAGGGGTTCGGCGTTATCCCTTAAGCAAACTAAGATAGTTATGGATAGGATACTTGAGTTTAATAAGGATGTTGAGTTTAAGCTAATTATAGTTAAGACTACTGGTGATGTTGACTTAAGTAAGCCACTTTATGAAATAGGGGTTAAGGGTATTTTCGAGAGGGAGGTTAATCAGGCAGTGCTCAGGGGTGAGGCTGATGTGGCTGTACATAGTTTAAAGGATATGCCGGCTCAAATAAGTAATGACTTAACACTAGTAATGACACCTCCAAGGGATAATCCGAGGGATGCCTTAGTATCCCTCAGGCAGTACACGGTGGATACATTACCCCTCAACTCAATTGTTGGTACATCAAGCCTTAGGAGGAGGGGATTCCTACTCTCCCTAAGGCGTGACGTTACGGTGAAGCCCATTAGGGGTAATGTTGATACGAGGATTAGGAAGCTTAATAATGGTGAATACGATGCCTTAATCATGGCTGCCGCAGGCCTGGAGAGACTTAGCATTAATGCTAATGTAAGTGAAATAAGCCCTGAATTAATGCCACCAGCCCCTGGACAAGGTATAATTGGTGTTGTTGCAAGGAGGGATAGGGATGATTTAATTAAGGTACTGAGGCGTAGTAGTGATGAGGAAACATTCAAGGAGGCTGCGGCTGAGCGTGCTTTCCTAAGTAGAATAGGGGCTGGTTGCCACGTACCCTTAGGGGGCTTGGCGTTACTGGATGATGGATACTTCGACTTCACTTATGGGGTAGTGGATCCTGATGGTGTTGAGAAGTTCATTAACTCAACCAGGATTGATGCCAGGAACCCTGAGGAGGCTGGTAGGGTGGCTGCTGAAGATTTACTGAGGAATGCCCGTGGATTGGTGGCTAGGTTGCTTAAGTACTCCTAA
- a CDS encoding glycosyltransferase family 4 protein → MQVALFTILSSLTGGHVRILETSSRYPRRPTFLIPRNYYVKLLNMLDVYFEGRFRDFVINNTVELPPMEITRFYAYPKYIYDAMNNIKRDLQYFDLLYVPHEHVGMMMLLKSIGVKWTALLQLTPVIGAIDIDLPMNPIRLMSLNLRLNGMGYIGDKLFEYLIAKVVLSGETVLSVSKSIPYEMRLMGLRARVKVLDPGVGIDESCWRCGDKDIDLVFFGRLKREKGVFDFIKVLNIMHRRMGLKPKAMIMGAADDDTPRIVKARLRRLGLSEFTEVRVNLTRRELLSYLARARVFVYPTRLDSIGLVVIEALAHGVPVVTYDIPAIRFNYRTRAVLRVPFRDINSMALAAAKLLTDEEYREQLANEGLIFIKRFDWTNVALNEWEMLGRIAYEETEETSVKVPRVVDSIRVI, encoded by the coding sequence ATGCAGGTAGCGTTATTCACCATATTATCCTCACTAACCGGGGGACACGTGAGGATACTGGAGACCTCCTCCAGATACCCTAGGAGACCTACTTTCCTAATACCTAGGAATTACTACGTTAAACTCCTAAACATGCTTGATGTTTACTTTGAGGGGAGGTTCAGGGACTTCGTGATTAATAATACAGTTGAGTTACCGCCCATGGAGATAACTCGCTTCTACGCTTACCCTAAATACATTTACGACGCCATGAATAATATTAAGAGGGATCTACAGTACTTTGACTTACTATATGTTCCACATGAGCACGTGGGCATGATGATGCTTCTTAAGAGTATTGGCGTTAAGTGGACTGCCTTACTTCAATTAACCCCGGTGATTGGGGCAATTGACATTGACTTACCTATGAATCCAATAAGATTAATGTCCCTTAACCTGAGGCTAAACGGTATGGGTTACATTGGCGATAAGTTATTCGAGTACTTAATAGCTAAGGTAGTGTTATCCGGGGAGACTGTGCTGTCGGTGTCTAAGTCAATACCCTATGAGATGAGGCTCATGGGTTTAAGGGCTAGGGTTAAGGTACTTGACCCAGGTGTGGGTATTGATGAGTCATGTTGGAGGTGCGGTGATAAGGACATTGACTTAGTCTTCTTCGGTAGATTAAAGAGGGAGAAGGGGGTCTTCGACTTCATTAAAGTCCTAAACATAATGCACAGGAGAATGGGGCTTAAGCCTAAGGCAATGATAATGGGGGCTGCTGATGATGATACGCCAAGGATTGTGAAGGCTAGGTTAAGGAGACTAGGGTTAAGTGAATTCACAGAGGTTAGGGTTAACTTAACTAGGCGTGAATTATTGAGTTACCTAGCTAGGGCTAGGGTATTCGTGTACCCCACTAGATTGGATTCAATAGGGTTAGTTGTCATTGAGGCCTTAGCCCACGGTGTACCAGTGGTTACTTACGATATACCTGCAATTAGGTTTAATTACAGGACTAGGGCGGTTTTAAGGGTTCCCTTTAGGGACATTAACTCCATGGCTCTCGCTGCGGCTAAGCTGCTTACTGATGAGGAGTATAGGGAGCAGTTGGCTAACGAGGGCTTAATATTCATTAAGAGATTTGATTGGACTAATGTTGCCCTCAACGAGTGGGAGATGTTAGGTAGAATAGCCTACGAGGAGACTGAGGAGACTAGTGTTAAGGTACCTAGGGTGGTTGATTCTATTCGCGTCATTTAA
- a CDS encoding FAD-dependent oxidoreductase, translated as MTRKVVIIGAGAAGASAAARARRLDPEAEVTLIDKGPLISHAPCGIPYYIGGVVKDAGELAVYSPEEFARERRINVRVNAEAIDVDSSNRIVLVKEGNSVVKYEWDVLILATGAKPIVPSIEGNDLRGVLTLRLPHEAGRLREEALRADKVAVIGGGYIGLELAEALRALGKRVMLFEMMPHVLPSTLDEDLAKLIHDELIKNNVELHLSEKVVGFRGVNGEVKSVITDKGEYNVDKVFMGVGVRPDVDLALKAGVKLGETGAVYVNEYMETSVPGIYAAGDVAETWSMVTGRRMYVALAPPANKMGQVAGANAVKGRFLKFPGVLGTAITKVFNLYVARTGLTERQAREWGFKPYSATVKVKTTAHYYPGGGVATIRLTADEDTGRVIGAQVIGNDRLIAGYIDTAAALIGKGATVDDFFFADLSYSPPTAPVWHGLIVAARVLSRGKY; from the coding sequence ATGACTAGGAAAGTAGTCATAATAGGTGCCGGTGCCGCGGGTGCATCGGCGGCTGCTAGGGCTAGGAGACTTGACCCTGAGGCTGAGGTTACCCTTATTGATAAGGGGCCATTAATCAGTCACGCACCCTGTGGAATACCATACTACATAGGTGGTGTTGTTAAGGATGCTGGTGAATTAGCCGTATATAGCCCGGAGGAATTCGCCAGGGAGAGGAGGATTAATGTTAGGGTTAACGCTGAGGCCATTGATGTTGATTCAAGTAACCGCATAGTGCTTGTTAAGGAGGGTAATAGTGTTGTTAAGTATGAGTGGGATGTCTTAATATTAGCCACTGGGGCTAAGCCAATAGTACCATCAATTGAGGGAAATGACTTGAGGGGTGTGTTGACGCTTAGGCTCCCCCATGAGGCAGGTAGGCTTAGGGAGGAGGCGTTGAGGGCTGATAAAGTGGCTGTAATTGGGGGTGGTTACATAGGCCTTGAACTGGCTGAGGCCTTAAGGGCATTGGGTAAGAGGGTGATGCTCTTTGAAATGATGCCTCACGTCCTACCCTCAACCCTAGACGAGGACTTAGCTAAGCTAATACATGATGAGTTAATTAAGAATAACGTGGAACTACACTTAAGCGAGAAGGTTGTAGGGTTCCGTGGTGTTAATGGGGAGGTTAAGAGTGTTATAACTGATAAGGGTGAGTATAATGTTGATAAAGTATTCATGGGGGTGGGGGTTAGACCTGACGTGGACTTAGCCTTAAAGGCTGGTGTTAAGCTTGGTGAAACTGGTGCAGTTTACGTTAATGAGTACATGGAGACCAGTGTACCGGGTATTTACGCTGCGGGTGATGTGGCTGAGACGTGGAGTATGGTGACGGGGAGGAGGATGTATGTTGCCCTTGCCCCACCAGCCAATAAAATGGGTCAGGTGGCGGGTGCTAACGCGGTTAAGGGTAGGTTCCTAAAGTTCCCGGGGGTGCTTGGTACTGCGATAACTAAGGTGTTTAACCTATACGTGGCTAGGACAGGCTTAACGGAGAGGCAGGCTAGGGAATGGGGATTTAAACCATACTCAGCCACCGTTAAGGTTAAGACAACAGCCCACTACTACCCCGGGGGTGGTGTTGCCACAATAAGGCTTACAGCAGATGAGGATACTGGTAGGGTTATTGGAGCGCAGGTGATTGGTAATGATAGGCTCATTGCAGGTTACATTGATACTGCAGCAGCCTTAATAGGTAAGGGGGCTACTGTTGATGACTTCTTCTTCGCCGACTTATCCTACTCACCGCCAACTGCACCTGTGTGGCATGGTTTAATAGTGGCTGCTAGGGTTCTCTCAAGGGGTAAGTATTAG
- a CDS encoding ATP-dependent DNA ligase, which yields MESDLEFSNIVSVLKLVEATTQRTVMAKALSSLLAKTPPQVIDKVIYFLLGSLRPDWEGVELGLAERLTLRAISMATGLPIRQVEELYKKLGDAGEVAKRAAEIKRSKGGGGTIFDFIDTGPKRRLTISKVYDTLMAIAKASGEGAQDTKVKLLSSLLTDAEPDEAKYITRFVIGRLRLGVADMTILDALSDAFDVNRDLLEKAYHVYPDLGKIAKTLAEGGEEAVKAIKVTPGVPIQPMLAERLSSPKEILNKLGGVAICEFKYDGERMQIHKLKDGTVKIFSRRMEDITNQYPDVAEYAREAIDAEEFIVEGEGVAIDPDTGEFKPFQELMHRKRKHNIKEAIEEYPINLYLFDVMYVNGQDLTDLPLPDRKKVLFSIIKPHEHVHHADWIITDDADSLEKFFLDAISSGCEGVMCKSVKLGSVYEMGARGWLWIKYKRDYKSELSDTMDLVVVGAFWGRGKRAGTYGALLLAAYDPDSDQFYTVCKVGSGFTDEDLKKLPQMLEPYKIPHRHPRVVSKMEPDIWFTPGLVLEITGAEITMSPLHTCCSVMLKGDVGLAIRFPRFTGRYRTDKRPEDATTVKEIFEMYSNQKKVKLTDQVP from the coding sequence GTGGAATCTGACTTAGAATTCTCCAATATTGTATCCGTACTTAAGTTAGTGGAGGCTACAACGCAGAGGACTGTTATGGCTAAGGCACTCTCAAGCCTACTTGCTAAAACGCCACCACAGGTCATTGATAAGGTCATATACTTCCTACTGGGTAGCCTTAGGCCTGACTGGGAGGGTGTGGAGCTTGGTTTAGCTGAAAGGCTAACACTTAGGGCAATATCCATGGCCACTGGCTTACCTATCAGGCAGGTTGAGGAATTGTATAAGAAGCTTGGTGATGCAGGTGAGGTGGCTAAGAGGGCTGCGGAGATTAAGAGGAGTAAGGGGGGTGGTGGCACTATATTCGACTTCATTGACACTGGACCTAAGAGGAGGCTAACGATCAGTAAGGTCTACGACACTTTAATGGCCATAGCAAAGGCATCTGGGGAAGGAGCCCAGGACACTAAGGTTAAGTTACTGTCAAGTCTATTAACTGATGCCGAACCCGATGAGGCTAAGTACATTACTAGATTCGTCATAGGGAGGTTAAGATTGGGGGTGGCTGACATGACTATTCTAGATGCCTTATCAGACGCCTTTGATGTTAATAGGGATTTACTGGAGAAGGCTTACCACGTTTACCCGGACCTCGGTAAGATAGCTAAGACACTGGCTGAGGGGGGTGAGGAGGCTGTTAAGGCGATTAAGGTTACGCCTGGTGTACCTATACAGCCTATGCTTGCTGAGAGGTTAAGTAGCCCTAAGGAGATTTTGAATAAGCTTGGTGGGGTTGCCATATGTGAGTTTAAGTATGATGGTGAGAGGATGCAGATACATAAGCTTAAGGATGGTACTGTTAAAATATTCAGTAGGAGGATGGAGGATATAACTAACCAGTACCCTGATGTAGCCGAGTACGCCCGTGAGGCAATTGATGCTGAGGAATTCATAGTTGAGGGTGAGGGTGTTGCAATTGACCCGGATACAGGGGAGTTTAAGCCGTTTCAGGAATTAATGCATAGGAAGAGGAAGCATAATATTAAGGAGGCTATTGAGGAGTACCCCATTAACCTATACTTATTCGACGTAATGTACGTTAATGGACAGGACTTAACAGACCTACCTCTACCCGATAGGAAGAAGGTACTGTTCTCAATAATTAAGCCACATGAGCATGTTCACCACGCCGACTGGATAATAACCGATGATGCGGATTCACTGGAGAAGTTCTTCCTGGACGCAATATCGTCAGGTTGTGAAGGCGTCATGTGTAAGTCAGTTAAGTTAGGCTCAGTCTATGAAATGGGGGCTAGGGGTTGGTTGTGGATTAAGTATAAGAGGGATTATAAGAGCGAGTTATCAGACACAATGGATCTAGTGGTGGTTGGGGCATTCTGGGGACGCGGTAAGAGAGCCGGAACCTATGGTGCACTCCTCCTAGCCGCATACGACCCTGACTCTGATCAATTCTACACAGTATGCAAGGTTGGGAGCGGCTTCACTGATGAGGATCTAAAGAAGCTGCCTCAAATGCTTGAACCATATAAAATACCGCATAGACACCCCAGGGTTGTTTCGAAAATGGAGCCGGACATATGGTTCACACCAGGCCTAGTGCTGGAGATAACCGGCGCGGAGATAACCATGTCCCCACTCCACACTTGTTGCTCCGTCATGCTTAAGGGTGACGTGGGGTTGGCTATAAGGTTCCCAAGGTTCACAGGTAGGTATAGGACTGATAAGAGGCCGGAGGATGCAACAACGGTTAAGGAGATATTTGAAATGTACAGTAATCAGAAGAAGGTTAAGTTAACTGATCAAGTGCCTTGA
- a CDS encoding SelD-related putative sulfur metabolism protein, which translates to MKVSKEERMSRFLKHVSKYASIGVNLTSLALGCSVKVDLYNVLYPALSIVKRELGELHIKIAPREDVAVLRGSELDLMRVITSVDSPKLPINTISDFNPDALILLVESFQGNASDPDSFANIMIRLFKELAKVNKELVIGKGHSIVSTQPNASIHVLDFIKVKNKDDAYTLVNNDTIQVIDPMDEIASRRQVSVALNNALNDLFSKGAFKDLEFYPVYDAPGEYKHGLFNEVKAYVNELGGRLHDVEQPNLGYLLIGSTVASRLDREPPMFYNEVKEGFKIIVTRPFGELSIIGTYVALHVDEELYDKFEREVMTVDELEEIKEYALNQMAKPNIDVAKVIYNHLPELGRRFNDDEHVAATIDISGPGIFVFKELAETANVKIRLSNIPLISPEVAEFAASNYIISDATAGTNGAVALVVSSGLVDDVLDELGKIPGLKPMVIGEVVGRGEGTLIVPDYVTRYIKDKVMLTKLTIASNILQGVSRQAALRLARAEIMVTGKVQGVGFRPLVRRNAKSLGLTGFARNNEDGSVLIIVEGEEGNIKAFIESLRNINIAEVRELNIKWSSYKGEFQDFTIE; encoded by the coding sequence ATGAAGGTAAGTAAAGAAGAGAGAATGAGCAGATTCCTGAAGCATGTTAGTAAGTACGCCTCCATAGGGGTTAACTTAACTTCACTTGCATTGGGATGCTCCGTTAAGGTTGACCTCTATAACGTGCTCTACCCAGCTTTATCCATTGTGAAGAGGGAACTGGGTGAATTACATATTAAAATAGCTCCACGCGAGGATGTGGCAGTCCTCAGGGGTAGTGAATTAGATTTAATGAGGGTTATAACTAGTGTTGATTCACCGAAGCTACCCATTAACACTATTAGTGACTTTAACCCTGATGCGTTAATACTACTCGTTGAGTCTTTTCAAGGCAACGCCAGCGATCCTGATTCATTCGCTAACATTATGATAAGGTTATTTAAGGAGCTGGCTAAGGTTAATAAGGAGTTAGTTATAGGTAAGGGTCATAGTATAGTGAGTACTCAACCCAACGCCAGTATTCATGTCCTGGATTTCATTAAGGTTAAGAATAAGGATGATGCCTATACCCTAGTTAACAATGATACTATACAAGTCATAGATCCAATGGATGAAATAGCGTCCCGTAGACAGGTCTCAGTTGCATTAAATAATGCCCTCAATGACTTATTCTCAAAGGGTGCCTTTAAGGACCTTGAATTCTACCCAGTGTATGATGCACCAGGTGAGTATAAGCATGGATTGTTTAATGAGGTTAAGGCTTACGTCAATGAGCTAGGTGGGAGGCTGCATGATGTTGAGCAGCCTAATCTAGGTTACTTACTAATAGGCTCCACGGTGGCCAGTAGGCTTGATAGGGAGCCACCGATGTTCTATAATGAGGTTAAGGAGGGTTTTAAGATTATTGTAACTAGGCCCTTCGGTGAATTAAGCATAATAGGGACTTACGTTGCTCTTCACGTTGATGAGGAGTTATACGATAAGTTTGAGAGGGAGGTCATGACTGTTGATGAGCTTGAGGAGATTAAGGAGTATGCCTTGAATCAAATGGCTAAACCGAACATTGATGTTGCTAAGGTAATTTACAATCACTTACCTGAACTTGGGCGGAGATTCAATGATGATGAACACGTTGCCGCAACAATAGATATTAGTGGCCCAGGGATATTTGTCTTTAAGGAGCTCGCCGAGACGGCTAATGTTAAGATTAGGTTAAGTAACATACCTTTAATAAGCCCTGAGGTTGCTGAATTCGCTGCATCAAACTACATTATTTCAGACGCCACCGCTGGCACAAATGGTGCAGTGGCACTAGTGGTCTCCAGTGGACTGGTTGATGATGTATTAGATGAATTAGGGAAGATACCTGGCTTAAAGCCAATGGTGATAGGTGAAGTCGTGGGTAGGGGTGAAGGCACCCTAATAGTTCCCGACTACGTGACTAGGTATATTAAGGATAAGGTTATGCTTACTAAACTAACCATAGCCTCCAATATTCTTCAAGGCGTCTCTAGACAGGCAGCATTGAGGCTTGCGAGGGCTGAGATAATGGTTACGGGGAAGGTTCAGGGGGTTGGGTTTAGGCCATTAGTGAGGAGGAATGCTAAATCCCTTGGATTAACAGGGTTTGCTAGGAATAATGAGGATGGTTCAGTCCTCATAATTGTTGAGGGGGAGGAGGGTAATATTAAGGCGTTCATAGAGTCGCTGAGGAATATTAATATTGCGGAAGTGAGGGAATTAAACATTAAGTGGAGTAGTTATAAGGGTGAATTCCAAGACTTCACCATCGAGTGA
- a CDS encoding sulfurtransferase TusA family protein, translated as MSTQYEINVSGMSCPTPLNVVARELVKVPIGSRFVIKTDDYVCYMMLLRFLKILGESVENNIEQGNSYIIIGVRNT; from the coding sequence ATGAGTACCCAGTATGAGATAAATGTTAGTGGTATGAGCTGCCCAACACCGTTAAACGTGGTGGCGAGGGAATTGGTTAAGGTGCCTATTGGGTCAAGGTTCGTGATAAAGACTGATGACTACGTTTGCTATATGATGCTTCTAAGGTTCTTGAAAATACTAGGGGAGTCCGTGGAGAATAATATTGAGCAAGGTAACTCCTACATAATTATTGGGGTCAGGAATACTTAA
- a CDS encoding aldose 1-epimerase: MRLREGNSEAIIYERGAYLYSWSIGGRDIILKGNLDAPTRGGMAILIPYANRVKGAEYVFNGVKYTLPIKWWPPREDNAIHGLVLDKDFIVKESTVNSVLLNYVLRHSGYPTILDILVKYELSGDALKVSFTISNIGPSEAPLTVGAHPYFLVSSDWNIRTGGESYQCEAVDKIPTGRLIRRELSRGDWDDCFIVDDPIELTSSYSGIVMTRVNMKYLQVYTGIPNAVAVEPMSGAPDAYHNGMGLIVIKPNETREFSFTIKVTRIPT; this comes from the coding sequence ATTAGGCTTAGGGAAGGTAACTCCGAGGCCATTATTTATGAAAGGGGGGCTTACCTATACTCATGGAGTATTGGGGGAAGGGATATTATCCTGAAGGGTAATCTTGATGCACCAACCAGGGGAGGTATGGCTATATTAATACCATACGCCAATAGAGTAAAGGGGGCTGAGTACGTGTTTAATGGCGTTAAGTACACGTTGCCTATTAAGTGGTGGCCACCTAGGGAGGATAATGCAATTCACGGCCTAGTCCTTGATAAGGACTTCATAGTGAAGGAGTCAACAGTCAACTCAGTGCTGCTTAACTACGTGCTTAGGCATAGTGGGTACCCGACAATACTAGATATCTTGGTTAAATATGAACTCAGTGGTGATGCATTAAAGGTTAGCTTCACCATAAGTAATATTGGGCCCTCAGAAGCACCACTCACAGTTGGCGCCCACCCCTACTTCCTAGTATCCAGTGACTGGAATATTAGGACTGGTGGCGAATCATATCAATGCGAGGCAGTGGATAAAATACCCACAGGTAGGTTGATTAGGCGTGAATTAAGTAGGGGTGATTGGGATGACTGCTTCATTGTTGATGACCCAATTGAATTAACATCATCGTATTCAGGAATAGTAATGACTAGGGTTAACATGAAGTACCTCCAAGTCTACACTGGTATCCCCAATGCAGTTGCGGTTGAACCAATGAGTGGTGCACCTGACGCGTACCATAATGGAATGGGCCTCATAGTTATTAAACCCAATGAGACTAGGGAATTCTCATTCACGATTAAGGTAACTAGGATTCCTACTTGA